One Natronolimnobius sp. AArcel1 DNA window includes the following coding sequences:
- a CDS encoding methyltransferase domain-containing protein encodes MRREQTHYSKAWYNALSPYYDVLVDPVQGRLRGRGIEYLGVSPDDRVLDIGCGTGRGVATLQNAVGSDGQVIGIDIAEQMCQLARDQLDDEDPSVVVCGNALSLPFDTDSFDVVLASFTLELFADDHRTTVLEEIHRVLRPGGRICVISPTTAASDTISLLYTRLNDVFPTLVDSRPLDVSTVLTNAGFGVVQTHIEWVLVVPVELVVAHCGLRG; translated from the coding sequence GTGAGGAGGGAACAAACACACTACAGCAAAGCGTGGTATAATGCGCTCAGTCCGTACTATGACGTCCTCGTTGATCCTGTTCAGGGTCGTCTTCGGGGACGCGGAATTGAGTACCTCGGCGTCTCTCCCGACGACCGCGTTCTCGACATTGGCTGTGGGACCGGTCGCGGGGTGGCCACACTGCAGAACGCTGTCGGATCGGACGGCCAGGTCATCGGGATCGACATTGCAGAGCAGATGTGCCAACTCGCACGGGACCAGCTTGACGACGAGGATCCATCCGTGGTTGTCTGCGGCAATGCACTGTCGTTGCCATTCGATACCGACAGCTTCGACGTTGTCCTCGCGAGTTTCACGCTCGAGTTATTCGCCGACGATCATCGGACAACTGTACTCGAGGAAATCCATCGTGTGCTTAGACCAGGCGGTCGAATCTGTGTCATCAGCCCCACGACAGCGGCGAGCGATACCATCTCGCTGCTCTATACGCGACTCAACGACGTTTTTCCGACGCTGGTCGATAGTCGACCGCTCGATGTCAGTACCGTCCTTACGAACGCCGGATTCGGCGTCGTTCAGACCCACATCGAGTGGGTTCTCGTCGTCCCGGTCGAACTCGTCGTTGCCCACTGTGGGTTGCGTGGCTGA
- a CDS encoding AIR synthase family protein: MPGKVPPEKLLTHVFNRTGTTDTDETIIQGPAHGEDAAAIDWPGGNLVVSSDPISLAASKVGTLGVAIACNDVAAAGADPRWLTAVILLPGESADLETITTDLDAAANDVGASIVGGHSEYVDQLERPLLSLTAMGATETVIPTGGAEPGDRVILTKAAGIEGTAILASDFGDEFDIDDDLRKRAEAFLEDLSIVPDARVVREYATAMHDPTEGGVVAGLRELARASDVRLEVDRDAVPVRSETRRLCDAANVDPLQIFGSGALLATVPAGAVDDCLADLANAGIAAAEIGIATAGGSDVLLEGEPLTGSLEDDLYPLWESADSDADA, translated from the coding sequence ATGCCCGGGAAGGTACCGCCGGAGAAGTTGCTCACACACGTCTTCAATCGGACGGGAACCACTGACACAGACGAGACGATCATCCAGGGGCCAGCCCATGGCGAGGACGCCGCGGCCATCGACTGGCCGGGCGGCAACCTTGTCGTGAGTTCCGACCCGATCTCGCTCGCCGCCTCGAAGGTCGGCACCCTCGGCGTCGCCATCGCCTGTAACGACGTCGCTGCGGCCGGGGCCGACCCACGCTGGCTGACCGCCGTTATCTTGCTCCCCGGCGAGAGCGCCGACCTCGAGACCATCACGACCGATCTCGACGCCGCTGCGAACGATGTCGGTGCGTCGATTGTCGGCGGCCACTCCGAGTACGTCGACCAACTCGAGCGCCCACTGCTCTCGTTGACGGCGATGGGTGCGACCGAGACGGTGATCCCGACCGGCGGGGCCGAACCCGGCGACCGAGTGATTTTGACGAAAGCGGCGGGCATCGAAGGAACCGCGATCCTCGCGTCTGATTTCGGCGACGAGTTCGACATTGACGACGACCTGCGCAAGCGCGCTGAAGCGTTTCTCGAGGACCTCTCGATCGTTCCAGATGCCCGCGTCGTCCGCGAGTACGCGACGGCGATGCACGATCCGACCGAAGGCGGTGTTGTGGCCGGACTACGGGAACTCGCCCGCGCCTCGGATGTTCGCCTCGAGGTCGACCGTGATGCGGTCCCGGTCCGTTCGGAAACCCGGCGGCTCTGTGACGCGGCCAACGTGGATCCGCTCCAGATTTTCGGCTCGGGTGCGTTGCTCGCGACCGTTCCAGCAGGCGCTGTCGATGACTGCCTCGCAGATCTCGCAAACGCCGGGATCGCAGCCGCCGAAATCGGCATCGCAACGGCTGGCGGCTCGGATGTGTTACTCGAGGGCGAGCCACTGACCGGCTCGCTCGAGGACGATCTGTATCCGCTCTGGGAGTCGGCTGACAGCGACGCCGATGCCTAA
- a CDS encoding helix-turn-helix domain-containing protein, with product MATEASFTVPSDEFPLGTVFEQLPDVSVELERIIPARDVVIPYFWVRGTEVDDIEGAFSEHPGVTGIQFIDSVKDDHLLRVEWAVDYDDVLTTLTETEIALIEAVGTDKEWTFDIRGDSRDDIAGFQSRCREVGIPITLTKLHALTPIETATEEALTATQQEALVLAYERGYFESPRETTMEEIGDELGITQQAVASRLRRGINYILGNTLSDVSAPSR from the coding sequence ATGGCTACAGAGGCTTCCTTTACGGTACCATCCGACGAGTTCCCGTTGGGAACAGTGTTCGAGCAATTGCCGGATGTGTCGGTCGAACTGGAACGGATTATCCCTGCCCGAGACGTGGTGATCCCCTACTTCTGGGTTCGGGGAACCGAAGTTGACGATATCGAAGGGGCGTTCTCGGAGCATCCGGGCGTGACGGGAATCCAGTTCATCGACTCTGTCAAAGACGACCATCTGTTGCGCGTCGAATGGGCGGTGGATTACGACGACGTGTTAACCACGCTGACGGAGACGGAGATCGCACTCATCGAAGCTGTCGGGACGGACAAAGAGTGGACGTTCGATATTCGTGGTGACAGCCGCGACGATATTGCTGGTTTTCAATCCCGGTGTCGAGAGGTGGGGATCCCGATTACGCTCACGAAGCTACACGCGCTCACGCCTATTGAGACGGCTACCGAGGAGGCTCTCACTGCTACCCAACAGGAAGCGCTGGTGCTCGCCTACGAGCGCGGCTACTTCGAGTCCCCACGCGAAACAACGATGGAAGAGATCGGTGACGAACTTGGAATCACACAGCAGGCCGTCGCATCCAGACTCCGGCGCGGAATCAACTACATCCTCGGAAATACGCTATCTGACGTATCAGCGCCCTCTCGATAG
- a CDS encoding AAA domain-containing protein, which yields MHIRGTVAGDVEVRSVSTSYGESDLAEVPLRIDTVASDIESVHASTAPADGEEHEPTTVTCWNKWTESAELLEPGMELLVMDVAEDEYQGEQRYKTTGESYVVVEPSFLVNVTSIRNWVECPRLYYLNKLSGVPLNYPVVKGTLVHEVFGDLLRGRDLEESIDARVEERGLQLGLLGESPKAVAEDVRENAGAIEGWLEQGRLTEDDSWRSEQLLISETFGIRGRADAIRRGAPVELKTGKNLKKEPRFKDKVQAACYALLLEERGGDIDTGTLLYTKNSALDRNEETGDLTPAKDFSMGQGLLKFVVRLRNELAAMEMTEGVPTGYEGSAKCEYCFEQDTCMVVSGRLNQESKAGQIGTPLPEEEREYFDRFYRAIEEERREVHREYAKLWEQDAQERADDDRALIDLEFSEMSELEGGRWELRATREGGATSKLREGDLVLASDGHPVRGNSELAMIERLDDAVVLTADEPVEVSRLDVYPSELTTDRLLAALHDALLKGNERRKDVLFGRAEPEFDSIEETFIDNNDRQNEAVTKAVGANDCALIHGPPGTGKTYTIARAIRAMVERGERVLLSAFTNRAVDNALEAVLEQLGDNLESDRVVRVGSESGVRDDMQPYRLERSGEPEDCLAELENAQVVAATTATCGSRIMKEQQFNVALVDEAAQLTEPGTHAAINLAERFVLVGDHEQLPPVVRAENELTESLFERLIDLHPDAGVMLDRQYRMNQRIQAFASSEFYDGQLRPAEPEVAARTLDDLEGVSRDALPDSLHDPVTFVDVEGDGSRYTDSAEAARIAELIETYEAAGLERTDIGVIAPFRAQVSEISKHVPEDVAVDTVDRFQGSSQEVIIVSFTATGTLEGPIFEDYRRINVALTRPKRALVLVGDGTALASEPVYKRMLEWAQG from the coding sequence GTGCACATACGCGGAACCGTCGCGGGCGACGTCGAGGTGCGGTCGGTGTCGACGAGTTACGGCGAGAGCGATCTGGCCGAGGTACCGCTGCGGATCGACACGGTCGCAAGCGATATCGAGTCGGTCCACGCCTCGACAGCCCCAGCCGACGGCGAGGAACACGAGCCGACCACGGTCACGTGCTGGAACAAGTGGACCGAATCGGCCGAGCTGCTCGAGCCCGGGATGGAGTTGCTGGTCATGGACGTAGCGGAAGACGAGTATCAGGGCGAACAGCGCTACAAGACGACGGGCGAGTCCTACGTCGTCGTCGAGCCGAGCTTTCTTGTCAACGTGACCTCGATCCGCAACTGGGTGGAGTGTCCGCGCCTCTACTACCTGAACAAACTATCCGGGGTGCCGCTGAACTATCCGGTCGTAAAAGGGACGCTCGTCCACGAGGTCTTCGGCGACTTGCTTCGCGGGCGCGATCTCGAGGAGTCCATCGACGCGCGCGTCGAGGAACGCGGTCTGCAACTCGGCCTGCTCGGTGAGTCGCCCAAGGCCGTCGCCGAGGACGTTCGCGAGAACGCCGGCGCAATCGAGGGCTGGCTCGAGCAAGGGCGTTTGACTGAAGATGATTCCTGGCGGTCTGAGCAACTACTCATCAGCGAGACGTTCGGTATCCGCGGGCGAGCCGACGCGATTCGACGGGGCGCGCCGGTCGAACTCAAGACTGGGAAGAACCTCAAAAAGGAGCCCCGATTCAAGGACAAGGTGCAGGCGGCCTGTTATGCCCTGCTGCTCGAAGAACGCGGTGGCGACATCGACACGGGAACGCTACTCTATACGAAAAACTCCGCGCTGGATCGCAACGAAGAAACTGGCGACCTCACGCCGGCAAAGGACTTCTCGATGGGCCAGGGACTGCTCAAATTCGTCGTCCGATTGCGCAACGAACTTGCGGCGATGGAGATGACCGAGGGCGTCCCCACGGGCTATGAAGGCTCAGCCAAGTGCGAGTACTGTTTCGAGCAAGACACCTGCATGGTCGTCTCCGGACGGCTCAACCAGGAGTCAAAAGCCGGCCAGATCGGCACGCCACTCCCCGAGGAGGAACGCGAGTACTTCGACCGATTCTATCGCGCCATCGAGGAGGAACGCCGCGAAGTCCACCGCGAGTACGCCAAACTCTGGGAGCAAGACGCCCAGGAACGCGCCGACGACGACCGCGCGCTGATCGACCTCGAGTTCAGCGAGATGTCCGAACTCGAGGGCGGGCGCTGGGAACTACGCGCGACACGCGAGGGTGGCGCGACCTCAAAGCTCCGCGAGGGCGACCTCGTGCTGGCGAGCGACGGGCATCCAGTCCGTGGCAACTCCGAACTGGCGATGATCGAGCGACTGGATGATGCGGTCGTACTGACCGCCGACGAGCCGGTCGAAGTCTCGAGGCTGGACGTCTATCCCTCCGAACTGACCACGGATCGGCTGCTCGCCGCGCTCCATGACGCGCTGTTGAAGGGCAACGAACGCCGGAAAGACGTGCTGTTCGGCCGTGCCGAGCCCGAGTTTGACTCCATCGAGGAGACGTTCATCGACAACAACGACCGCCAGAACGAGGCCGTCACGAAGGCTGTCGGCGCAAACGATTGCGCGCTGATCCACGGCCCACCAGGTACCGGAAAGACGTACACCATCGCTCGAGCCATCCGCGCGATGGTCGAACGCGGGGAGCGAGTCCTTCTGTCGGCGTTTACGAACCGGGCTGTGGACAACGCCTTGGAGGCCGTCCTCGAGCAACTCGGTGACAATCTCGAGTCGGACCGCGTCGTCCGCGTCGGCTCTGAAAGCGGCGTTCGCGACGACATGCAACCGTATCGCTTAGAGCGGTCGGGCGAACCCGAAGATTGTCTCGCTGAACTCGAGAACGCACAGGTCGTCGCGGCGACGACGGCTACCTGTGGTTCTCGCATCATGAAAGAACAGCAGTTCAACGTTGCGCTGGTTGATGAGGCCGCCCAGCTAACCGAACCCGGCACGCACGCGGCGATCAATCTCGCCGAGCGGTTCGTCCTCGTTGGTGACCACGAGCAGCTGCCGCCCGTCGTCCGCGCCGAAAACGAACTCACGGAGTCGCTGTTTGAACGCCTCATCGACTTGCACCCCGACGCGGGCGTCATGCTCGACCGCCAGTACCGCATGAACCAGCGGATTCAGGCCTTCGCCTCGAGCGAGTTCTACGACGGCCAGTTGCGCCCAGCCGAACCCGAGGTTGCAGCCCGGACGCTCGACGATCTCGAGGGTGTCTCTCGAGACGCCCTTCCCGACTCTCTGCACGATCCAGTCACGTTCGTCGACGTCGAGGGCGACGGCAGTCGCTACACCGACAGCGCGGAGGCCGCCCGTATCGCCGAGTTGATCGAGACCTACGAAGCGGCTGGCCTCGAGCGCACGGATATTGGCGTTATCGCGCCGTTCCGTGCCCAGGTATCCGAAATTTCGAAGCACGTCCCCGAGGACGTGGCGGTCGACACTGTTGACCGATTCCAGGGCTCGAGTCAGGAGGTCATCATCGTCTCCTTTACCGCGACGGGCACGCTCGAGGGGCCGATTTTCGAGGACTATCGTCGGATCAACGTCGCGCTGACGCGCCCAAAGCGCGCACTCGTACTCGTCGGCGACGGGACCGCGCTAGCGAGCGAGCCAGTTTATAAGCGGATGCTCGAGTGGGCACAGGGATAG
- a CDS encoding nuclear transport factor 2 family protein, which translates to MSESPAAVVRAYYDALRAGETLEDYFLEAETDAESAADDTTTVKFGISEALFGYDAVAEALQEQTATTDSWSLESTDLVVSEYDGVATFADEVAMAWTDTECGDRKRFETRWSGTLVPADSSEDAESYPDWRFVSMHVSTAEAL; encoded by the coding sequence ATGAGCGAGTCACCAGCGGCCGTCGTCCGCGCGTACTACGACGCGCTCCGGGCAGGCGAGACACTCGAGGACTATTTTCTCGAGGCCGAAACCGACGCAGAGAGTGCGGCAGACGACACAACGACGGTCAAGTTCGGCATCAGTGAGGCGCTGTTTGGCTACGACGCAGTCGCCGAGGCGCTTCAGGAACAGACGGCGACGACGGATTCGTGGTCACTCGAGAGTACCGATCTGGTCGTTAGTGAATACGACGGCGTTGCGACGTTCGCGGACGAAGTGGCGATGGCTTGGACGGACACCGAATGCGGCGACCGCAAGCGCTTCGAGACGCGCTGGAGCGGCACGTTGGTGCCTGCTGACTCGAGCGAGGACGCCGAGTCATACCCAGACTGGCGCTTCGTTTCGATGCACGTCAGCACCGCGGAGGCGCTATGA